The Nicotiana tomentosiformis chromosome 2, ASM39032v3, whole genome shotgun sequence genome includes the window GGTCAGGACAACATGCAGAATTAATATCAGTGAAATTGAGACATCCAAATCTCACTCAAAGAAGTCACTATGGGCAAAATAATAGCTATGGCCATAACCATAATTATGGCCATggctataataataataactatagTGCAATAGATGGACCCTATGGCTACCACAATTCCAATGCATTGGCTGAGCCAAGTTCTTATTATTCTTCAAGAAGAGCCTTGGTCGATCAACCTTATTACGGTTCAAGCTACCACAACTCTTCTCCTTATACCAGCTATGATTCGTCGTCGTCTCTATACCAACCCGTTATTATTGATCATGTCATCAGAGAAGAACCTATGAACTGGTGCAATATTTTGTGAGACAGATCCGATAGATAAATTAACTTGATGGTTCAATTATCCTTTAAGTGGTTTTTAGCACTGAACTCATCGtaattttaaaattatgagttcaGAATTGAGTGTTTGTTGAACATTTGGTAATCATTCACATGTATATATATGTTGTGTTTTCAAATAATTCAACATAAACGCCATCCAATTTGTTGTGATGCCCTCATTTAATGTTTTGCATCATCTCTTTTTCTTTAGCTAGTTAGTTCTTCTTTTTAGTTCTTTTAGCAAGGTTGATATTTTGAGGAACTAATTAATCAGACGAGAAGAATTCCGTTTTACATGTggctaataaaataataaatttgcgGTTTAAGAATTTTTCAACAATTTGCTTGTGTAATTGGATATTGTCTTAATCATCATGTAAGTAATTAACTAAACAAAGTCAAATTAACTAGCATTTGTTTATCTAAAACTTAGTTACACTTGCTCTATCCTTTGCAAAGGGTCAACTTCAACGCAAATTTGAATATAGATTTTTGCTATAAATGCAGCTTAGATTGCTTTCAATGAcggtataaaaaatatttaaatactccctccgtctcatattatTTGTCATAATTCTCTTGTACACGCTCCTTAAGaaaaattaactaagatgaaatttTGAATACTTTACCCTTATTCATGTTTTAATATTTAACTTTCTTCATTGGTATTTGAACAAAGTTATCCATAATTGAGGTGTTTGTAGTCTTCAAGgataattattactaagggtTTAAAAGAAAAACGATTATCAAttttgtcttgagcttctaaattgacaaataatttgagacaactattgTTAGTAACTACAACTGATAATATGAGACGAAGGGAGTACATTACTTAAAAGACACATCTATTTTAAGCATTGGCTGATAATCAGAAAATATGTTACCCTCTAAATTACATTGAATGG containing:
- the LOC104114009 gene encoding heavy metal-associated isoprenylated plant protein 32-like: MKMMEVLHSVRGVYALTIDAEQGIANVYGEVDPNRLLMALSRSGQHAELISVKLRHPNLTQRSHYGQNNSYGHNHNYGHGYNNNNYSAIDGPYGYHNSNALAEPSSYYSSRRALVDQPYYGSSYHNSSPYTSYDSSSSLYQPVIIDHVIREEPMNWCNIL